One window of the Carnobacterium maltaromaticum DSM 20342 genome contains the following:
- the iolC gene encoding 5-dehydro-2-deoxygluconokinase, translated as MKKKNFDMISLGRACIDLNAVEYNRGMEETMTFSKYVGGSPANIAIGSAKLGLNVGFIGKIPDDQHGRFIENYMKKSGIDTSNMILDTEGHKAGLAFTEIKSPEECSILMYREQVADLYLTPNEINEEYLKSAEMLVVSGTALAQSPSREAVLKAVSLAKKNQLKVVFELDYRPYTWKNPAETAVYYSLVAEQADIVIGTRDEYDSMENIVNGTNEATIAYLFQHSPELIVIKHGVEGSYAYTKAGGIYQGKAYKTQVLKTFGAGDSYAAAFLFALNSGKGIEKALKYGSASAAIVVSKHSSSEAMPTVAEIEQLIQEQED; from the coding sequence ATGAAAAAAAAGAACTTTGATATGATTTCATTAGGTCGAGCTTGTATTGACTTAAATGCAGTTGAGTACAATCGTGGTATGGAAGAAACGATGACTTTTTCTAAGTATGTTGGAGGTTCACCGGCAAATATCGCGATTGGATCAGCAAAACTTGGTTTGAATGTTGGCTTTATTGGAAAAATTCCTGATGATCAACATGGCCGGTTTATTGAAAATTATATGAAAAAAAGTGGTATTGATACGTCAAATATGATTCTTGATACGGAAGGACATAAGGCTGGTTTAGCTTTTACAGAAATTAAAAGTCCAGAAGAATGCAGTATTTTAATGTATCGCGAACAAGTTGCAGATTTATATTTAACACCAAATGAAATTAACGAGGAGTATTTAAAATCAGCAGAAATGTTAGTCGTTTCTGGAACCGCTTTAGCCCAAAGTCCTTCGAGGGAGGCCGTGCTAAAAGCTGTTAGTTTGGCTAAAAAAAATCAGTTAAAAGTTGTCTTTGAACTGGATTATCGTCCTTACACATGGAAAAATCCAGCAGAAACGGCGGTTTATTATTCTTTAGTTGCTGAACAAGCAGATATTGTGATTGGAACAAGAGATGAATATGATAGTATGGAAAACATTGTAAATGGTACGAATGAAGCCACAATTGCTTATTTATTCCAACATTCACCTGAACTAATTGTGATTAAACATGGTGTTGAAGGTTCATATGCCTATACAAAAGCAGGTGGAATTTATCAAGGGAAAGCCTATAAAACACAAGTGTTAAAAACTTTTGGTGCTGGGGATTCTTATGCTGCTGCCTTTCTCTTTGCATTAAATAGTGGAAAAGGAATTGAAAAAGCTTTGAAGTATGGCAGTGCCTCTGCAGCGATTGTTGTTAGCAAACACAGTTCTTCAGAAGCGATGCCAACTGTAGCAGAAATCGAACAATTAATTCAGGAACAAGAGGACTAG
- the fba gene encoding class II fructose-1,6-bisphosphate aldolase, with amino-acid sequence MGLVPMTELVKEAKQKHYAIAQFNINGYQWAQAIIEAAQEENAPVILAASDRVIDYLGGFKMVVTLVRGLVQTLNVTNPVVLHLDHGQSVARCFAAIDAGFSSVMFDGSKYPIEKNIKLTKQVVDYAHLKGVSVEAEVGSVGGVEDGITGGIQYARLTDCCRMVEETQIDALAAALGSVHGAYHGEPVLGFTEMLEISQATNIPLVLHGASGIPKEQIKKAIELGHAKININTELNQVWAQAVKASFMKNPESYNPQAILLPAKEALGKVVKEKIREFKNNRVF; translated from the coding sequence ATGGGACTGGTTCCAATGACTGAGCTAGTAAAAGAGGCAAAACAGAAACACTATGCCATTGCCCAGTTTAATATCAATGGTTACCAATGGGCTCAAGCAATCATAGAAGCAGCTCAGGAAGAAAATGCACCAGTTATTCTTGCTGCTTCTGATCGAGTTATTGATTATCTAGGTGGCTTTAAGATGGTGGTCACTCTTGTAAGAGGATTAGTTCAAACCTTAAACGTGACAAATCCAGTTGTCTTGCATTTAGACCATGGTCAAAGTGTTGCAAGGTGTTTTGCTGCAATTGATGCTGGTTTTTCATCAGTTATGTTTGATGGTTCAAAATATCCGATAGAAAAGAATATTAAGTTAACTAAGCAAGTAGTTGATTACGCCCATTTAAAGGGAGTATCGGTTGAGGCAGAGGTTGGATCAGTCGGTGGAGTCGAAGATGGCATTACTGGTGGGATTCAATATGCTCGTTTAACTGATTGTTGCAGGATGGTTGAGGAAACGCAAATTGACGCTTTAGCTGCAGCTTTAGGGTCAGTTCATGGAGCTTATCATGGTGAACCAGTTCTTGGTTTTACTGAAATGCTGGAAATTTCACAGGCGACAAATATTCCTTTAGTTTTACATGGGGCTTCTGGAATTCCAAAGGAACAAATCAAAAAAGCCATTGAGCTTGGGCATGCTAAAATAAATATAAATACAGAATTAAATCAAGTTTGGGCGCAAGCTGTAAAAGCAAGTTTCATGAAGAATCCTGAAAGCTATAATCCTCAAGCGATTTTATTGCCAGCTAAAGAAGCTCTTGGCAAAGTTGTAAAAGAAAAAATTAGAGAGTTTAAGAATAATCGTGTTTTTTGA
- the iolG gene encoding inositol 2-dehydrogenase codes for MSENIVIGVIGAGRIGRLHVENMLKMAGVRVKTVADPYSEHAKDWAEKLGIEQLVSNHEIIFNDAEINCVFICSPTDTHTTMIKAAAKAGKNIFCEKPISFSDEETIEAFKAVEKAGVKLQIGFNRRFDKNFDRVKKCVATGKIGELHILKITSRDPEPPGLDYVKSSGGLFMDMAIHDFDMARFVSGSEVEEVYVQGAALINPEFASLGDVDTAIITLKFANGALGVIDNSRKAVYGYDQRVEAFGSNGAVEIGNETETLAKLSTNSGVELDQPLHFFLERYNEAYIREVQEFFEAIQKDKAVPCSFEDGIMAQRIAQAAKLSLTTGKPVRVTKLIK; via the coding sequence ATGTCAGAAAATATCGTTATAGGTGTGATTGGAGCAGGAAGAATTGGACGCTTGCATGTGGAGAATATGTTAAAAATGGCAGGTGTTCGAGTGAAAACGGTTGCTGATCCTTATAGTGAACATGCAAAGGACTGGGCAGAAAAATTAGGTATCGAGCAGCTAGTGTCAAATCATGAAATAATTTTTAACGATGCCGAAATTAATTGTGTTTTTATTTGTTCGCCAACGGATACCCATACAACTATGATTAAAGCTGCTGCTAAAGCGGGGAAAAATATTTTTTGCGAGAAACCGATTAGTTTTTCAGATGAAGAGACAATAGAAGCCTTTAAAGCTGTTGAAAAAGCAGGAGTCAAATTACAGATTGGATTTAACCGTCGCTTTGATAAAAATTTTGATCGTGTCAAAAAGTGTGTTGCGACTGGTAAAATTGGCGAGTTGCATATTTTGAAAATTACTTCGCGAGATCCAGAACCACCAGGTTTAGACTATGTGAAAAGTTCAGGTGGGCTTTTCATGGATATGGCTATTCATGATTTTGATATGGCACGTTTTGTGTCTGGATCAGAAGTTGAAGAAGTTTATGTCCAAGGTGCGGCTTTAATTAATCCAGAATTTGCTAGTCTTGGAGATGTCGATACGGCCATTATTACCTTGAAGTTTGCCAATGGAGCGTTAGGTGTGATTGATAATAGTCGAAAAGCAGTCTATGGTTATGATCAGCGTGTAGAGGCATTTGGTTCAAATGGAGCTGTTGAGATTGGCAATGAAACAGAGACACTTGCCAAATTATCTACAAATAGTGGTGTTGAATTAGACCAACCTTTACACTTTTTCTTAGAGCGTTATAACGAAGCCTATATTCGTGAGGTTCAAGAATTTTTTGAAGCAATTCAAAAGGATAAAGCGGTACCCTGTAGTTTTGAAGATGGGATTATGGCACAAAGAATTGCACAAGCTGCAAAGCTCTCATTAACAACAGGGAAGCCTGTCAGAGTAACTAAATTAATAAAGTAG
- the iolE gene encoding myo-inosose-2 dehydratase, which translates to MTNQPKIKLGIAPIAWTNDDMPELGSENSFEQCISEMALAGFTGTEIGNKYPKDPKALQEKLKLRNLEVASAWFSTFLTTKPYTETAEAFIQHRDFLWAMGAKVIVVAEQGHSIQGKMDTPLFKDKPQFTDAEWVKLTEGLEALGELAHEKDMEIVYHHHMGTGVQTTAEIDRLMKETDPTKVFLLFDTGHLVFSGENPLQIYKAYQDRIKHIHFKDIRDTVTQEVKAENNSFLSAVKQCAFTVPGDGVIDFKPIMSEIEKANYTGWIVVEAEQDPAVANPFEYALKARNYLKKECKI; encoded by the coding sequence ATGACGAATCAACCTAAAATTAAATTAGGGATTGCACCGATTGCTTGGACGAATGATGATATGCCTGAATTAGGGAGCGAAAACAGCTTTGAACAGTGCATTAGTGAGATGGCTTTAGCTGGTTTTACTGGGACAGAAATAGGCAATAAGTATCCTAAAGACCCAAAAGCTTTGCAAGAAAAATTAAAGCTAAGAAATTTAGAGGTAGCTAGTGCTTGGTTTAGTACGTTTTTAACGACTAAACCTTATACTGAAACAGCTGAAGCATTTATTCAACATCGTGATTTTCTTTGGGCAATGGGCGCAAAAGTAATCGTTGTTGCCGAACAAGGTCACAGTATCCAAGGGAAAATGGACACGCCATTATTTAAAGATAAACCACAATTTACCGATGCAGAATGGGTAAAATTAACAGAAGGTCTAGAAGCGCTAGGAGAATTAGCTCACGAAAAAGACATGGAGATTGTGTATCATCATCATATGGGAACTGGAGTACAAACAACGGCTGAAATTGATCGTTTAATGAAAGAAACAGATCCTACAAAGGTATTTTTATTATTTGATACAGGGCATCTTGTATTTTCAGGTGAAAACCCGCTTCAAATTTATAAGGCCTACCAAGATCGAATTAAACATATTCACTTTAAAGATATTCGAGATACTGTAACACAGGAAGTAAAAGCTGAAAATAATTCTTTCTTAAGTGCAGTTAAACAGTGTGCGTTTACAGTACCTGGCGATGGAGTAATTGATTTTAAACCGATTATGAGTGAAATTGAAAAAGCGAATTATACAGGTTGGATTGTTGTTGAGGCTGAACAAGATCCGGCGGTAGCCAATCCCTTTGAATATGCACTGAAAGCACGAAACTATCTAAAAAAAGAATGCAAAATTTAA
- the iolD gene encoding 3D-(3,5/4)-trihydroxycyclohexane-1,2-dione acylhydrolase (decyclizing), whose product MKKTIRLTTAQALVRFLNQQYLSVDGKESLFVDGVFHIFGHGNVLGIGQALEQNPGSLKIIQGKNEQGMAQAAIAFSKEKLRRKIFAVTTSVGPGAANLVTAAGTALANNLPVLLLPGDTFASRQPDPVLQQIEQESSAGITTNDALKPVSRYWDRITRPEQVMSSLIRAFEVLTNPVTAGPVTICLAQDVEGEAYDYPAEFFNKRVHYLDRKAPTERELIGAIELIRNSKKPLIIVGGGAKYSDCREELMTISEKFGIPLVETQAGKSTVEAAFKNNLGGIGVTGTLAANKAAHVADLVIGVGTRYTDFTTGSKSIFANEEKQFLSINVSRMQAYKLDSFQVVADAKETLRLLLEQLEEYHAEFNHEIEALKKEWQMERQRLSQIEFKQQDFVPEISEQFTQDKLNDYAQSLKTELPQTTALLAINDFVQEDSIIVGAAGSLPGDLQRIWQPKKPNTYHVEYGYSCMGYEIAGTLGAKLAHPHQEVYAMIGDGSFHMLHSEFITSIQYQQKITILLFDNSGFGCINNLQMGNGSQSFGTEFRKPDDSLMKIDFAMVAAGYGAKSYTVRTLNELKAALEDAQKQTVSTLIDIKVLPKTMTDGYESWWNVGVAEVSEGNTTKSYYQKKQEMLKQARDY is encoded by the coding sequence ATGAAAAAAACAATCAGGCTGACAACAGCCCAAGCTTTGGTGCGTTTTTTAAATCAACAATACCTTTCTGTTGATGGGAAGGAGTCTCTTTTTGTAGACGGCGTTTTTCATATTTTTGGACATGGTAATGTTTTAGGCATTGGACAGGCATTGGAACAAAATCCGGGATCTCTAAAAATAATTCAAGGTAAAAATGAACAAGGAATGGCCCAAGCAGCCATTGCTTTTAGTAAGGAAAAACTGCGACGTAAGATTTTTGCTGTTACGACGTCTGTAGGTCCGGGAGCTGCGAACTTAGTTACAGCTGCTGGAACAGCGTTAGCCAATAATCTTCCAGTCCTTTTATTGCCAGGGGATACATTTGCATCAAGACAACCCGATCCAGTTCTACAGCAAATTGAACAAGAAAGTAGCGCAGGGATTACAACTAATGATGCTTTAAAACCAGTATCGCGTTATTGGGATCGAATCACAAGACCAGAACAAGTAATGAGTAGTTTAATTAGAGCTTTTGAAGTGTTGACGAATCCAGTGACTGCTGGTCCAGTTACTATTTGCTTAGCTCAGGATGTTGAAGGGGAAGCTTACGATTACCCAGCTGAATTCTTTAATAAAAGAGTCCATTATTTAGATCGAAAAGCACCAACAGAACGGGAATTAATTGGAGCGATTGAACTGATTCGCAACAGTAAAAAGCCTTTAATTATTGTGGGCGGTGGAGCGAAGTATTCAGATTGTCGTGAAGAGTTGATGACAATTTCTGAGAAATTTGGAATTCCATTAGTTGAAACTCAAGCTGGGAAATCAACGGTTGAAGCAGCTTTTAAAAATAATCTAGGCGGCATTGGGGTTACAGGAACTTTAGCAGCCAATAAAGCAGCCCATGTAGCAGATTTAGTGATTGGAGTAGGAACACGTTATACAGACTTCACAACTGGATCCAAATCCATTTTTGCAAATGAAGAAAAGCAATTTTTATCGATTAATGTTAGCAGAATGCAGGCTTATAAATTAGATTCTTTTCAAGTCGTTGCAGATGCAAAAGAGACACTACGTTTACTTTTAGAACAACTAGAGGAGTATCATGCTGAATTTAATCATGAAATCGAGGCCTTAAAAAAAGAATGGCAAATGGAGCGGCAGCGCTTGAGCCAAATAGAATTTAAACAACAAGACTTTGTGCCAGAAATTTCGGAACAATTTACCCAGGATAAGCTAAATGATTACGCTCAAAGCCTAAAAACAGAATTGCCACAAACGACTGCGCTACTTGCTATTAATGACTTTGTACAAGAAGACAGCATTATTGTTGGGGCTGCGGGTTCATTGCCTGGTGACTTGCAACGAATTTGGCAACCTAAAAAGCCAAACACATACCATGTTGAGTATGGGTATTCTTGTATGGGCTATGAAATTGCCGGAACTTTAGGGGCGAAACTTGCCCATCCTCATCAGGAAGTTTATGCGATGATTGGGGATGGTAGCTTTCATATGTTACATTCTGAATTTATTACAAGTATCCAGTATCAACAAAAAATCACGATTCTTTTATTTGATAATTCTGGATTTGGTTGTATTAATAACTTACAAATGGGGAATGGTAGTCAAAGTTTTGGAACGGAATTTAGAAAACCAGATGATAGCTTAATGAAGATTGATTTTGCAATGGTTGCAGCAGGTTACGGCGCAAAATCCTATACGGTTCGAACCCTAAATGAGCTTAAAGCAGCATTGGAAGATGCACAAAAACAAACTGTTTCAACATTAATTGATATTAAAGTTCTACCAAAGACGATGACAGATGGGTATGAAAGCTGGTGGAATGTTGGTGTTGCAGAAGTTAGCGAAGGCAATACAACGAAATCTTATTATCAAAAGAAACAAGAAATGTTAAAGCAAGCTCGGGATTATTGA
- the iolG gene encoding inositol 2-dehydrogenase, whose amino-acid sequence MRTIKVGIVGLGRLGKIHAQNLAQNVPNCQLYAACSLNEEELIYAKTELGVEKGYANYAEMIADSELDAVAIASPSGYHCQQINAALEKGLHVYSEKPIGLDLEEIQATMDVINRHSKQIFMLGFMRRYDDSYRYAKELVEAGELGELTVVRCYGIDPSSGMESFVKFAGASNSGGLFADMSIHDIDLVRWFTKAEVAKVWAIGKNAAYPELDQVNELETGAAMLQLTDKTMGLLVAGRNCAHGYHVETELIGTKGMLRIANFPEKNLVTVLNSNGVVRPCSQDFPERFAGAFITEMKEFIECILTEKQPEVTSYDGLQATKVALACKESFEKNQLIELK is encoded by the coding sequence TTGAGAACAATAAAAGTAGGCATTGTTGGATTAGGGCGTTTAGGAAAAATTCATGCACAAAATTTGGCACAAAATGTACCAAATTGTCAGTTATATGCAGCCTGTAGTTTAAATGAAGAAGAATTAATTTATGCTAAAACAGAATTAGGTGTTGAAAAAGGTTATGCAAATTATGCGGAAATGATTGCAGATTCTGAACTGGATGCGGTGGCGATTGCTTCGCCATCGGGCTATCACTGCCAACAAATTAATGCAGCTTTAGAAAAAGGGCTGCATGTATATAGTGAAAAACCAATTGGTCTAGATTTAGAAGAAATTCAAGCTACGATGGATGTAATTAATCGTCATTCAAAACAGATTTTTATGTTAGGATTTATGCGACGTTATGATGACTCTTATCGTTATGCAAAAGAATTAGTTGAGGCTGGCGAACTAGGTGAATTGACTGTTGTTCGTTGTTATGGAATTGATCCTAGTTCAGGGATGGAAAGCTTTGTAAAGTTTGCAGGGGCTAGCAATAGTGGTGGTTTATTTGCAGATATGTCAATCCATGATATTGATTTGGTACGTTGGTTTACTAAGGCAGAAGTAGCTAAAGTTTGGGCAATTGGCAAAAATGCTGCTTATCCAGAATTAGATCAAGTTAATGAGTTGGAGACAGGGGCAGCTATGTTGCAATTGACGGATAAAACAATGGGGCTTTTAGTTGCTGGACGTAATTGTGCCCATGGCTATCATGTTGAAACGGAACTAATTGGAACAAAAGGTATGCTGAGAATTGCGAATTTTCCTGAAAAAAATTTAGTCACTGTTTTGAATAGTAATGGGGTTGTTCGTCCTTGCTCTCAAGATTTTCCTGAGCGCTTTGCTGGGGCTTTCATTACTGAAATGAAAGAATTTATTGAGTGTATTTTAACTGAAAAACAACCAGAAGTAACGAGTTATGATGGGTTACAAGCGACTAAAGTAGCGCTGGCTTGTAAAGAATCTTTTGAAAAAAATCAATTAATTGAATTAAAGTAG
- the iolB gene encoding 5-deoxy-glucuronate isomerase, which yields MSKLLYPPKSKELTEGVTLLQEISEKNAPLTYIRLKIIEMESGASYEESLTQFECCLVALTGKITVTDFAETFSEIGTRESVFERIPTDSVYLSTQQKFRVTAKTAAKIVLCYAPSEKKLPTQLIKASDNSIENRGMYQNKRLVHTILSDTSSISDALLVVEVLTDSGNWSSYPPHKHDQNDLPRESLLEETYYHEMNPRQGFVFQRVYTDDRSLDETMTVENGDVVVVPKGYHPVGVPDGYESYYLNIMAGPIKKWQFHNDPAHEWILNRK from the coding sequence ATGAGCAAATTGTTATACCCACCTAAATCCAAAGAATTGACAGAAGGAGTAACGCTACTTCAAGAAATTAGTGAGAAAAATGCTCCACTCACTTATATTCGCTTGAAAATTATTGAAATGGAAAGTGGTGCCAGCTACGAAGAGAGTTTAACGCAATTTGAATGTTGTCTTGTTGCTTTAACTGGCAAGATAACTGTAACAGATTTTGCAGAAACTTTTTCAGAAATTGGCACTAGAGAAAGTGTTTTTGAACGTATCCCAACCGATAGTGTTTATCTATCCACGCAACAAAAATTTAGAGTAACAGCAAAAACGGCGGCTAAGATTGTTCTCTGTTATGCACCGTCTGAAAAAAAATTACCAACTCAATTAATTAAAGCTAGTGATAATAGTATCGAAAATCGTGGTATGTACCAAAATAAACGTTTAGTTCATACTATTTTATCAGATACATCTTCGATTTCAGATGCGTTGCTAGTAGTTGAAGTTCTAACCGATAGTGGGAATTGGTCGAGTTATCCGCCGCATAAACATGATCAAAATGATTTGCCAAGGGAATCTTTACTTGAAGAAACCTACTACCATGAAATGAACCCAAGGCAAGGATTTGTTTTTCAAAGAGTCTATACAGACGACCGTTCATTAGATGAAACCATGACAGTTGAAAATGGAGACGTTGTTGTGGTACCCAAGGGTTATCATCCCGTTGGAGTTCCTGATGGCTATGAATCTTATTATTTAAACATCATGGCGGGACCAATTAAAAAGTGGCAGTTTCATAATGATCCAGCACATGAATGGATTTTAAATCGTAAATAA